A genomic stretch from Theropithecus gelada isolate Dixy chromosome 2, Tgel_1.0, whole genome shotgun sequence includes:
- the LOC112619344 gene encoding serine protease 44-like, translating into MASQDGLRRGRGGTRLSLHFLIWLQLLQPLLSEPYRPEEDSRVNLASPEARTPPVHPKFPKIPETSVAPGTSAPAGPPGSWVTSASTVGEALESDGISDLGRQFSQAWWGWGEGSGFTSSPLSLLSPPACGHRVSRIIGGLPALNRKWPWQVSLQTEDKHLCGASLIDRRWVLTAAHCVFSDLEYKVKLGDTNLNAGSENALVIPVKDIIFPSNFDFASLTNDIALALLAYSVNYSSHIQPVCLPKELFEVETGTECWVTGWGRVSENGSFVLREAELNILRHEQCREMIKKKSVAKSKMVTRGTVCGYNDQGKDSCQGDSGGPLVCELNGTWFQVGIVSWGVGCGRKGYPGVYTEVSFYKKWIIDHLRQASCLNSADSLILVLCLMMPLGILVAP; encoded by the exons ATGGCGTCCCAGGATGGCCTACGCAGGGGCCGTGGAGGCACACgcctgagcctccatttcctgatCTGGCTTCAGCTTCTTCAGCCCCTGCTCA GTGAGCCATACCGACCCGAGGAGGATTCCAGAGTGAACCTGGCAAGCCCAGAAGCCCGAACGCCTCCTGTGCACCCGAAATTCCCCAAAATTCCAGAAACCTCTGTAGCTCCAGGGACTTCAGCGCCTGCAGGGCCTCCAGGATCCTGGGTTACTTCAGCATCTACAGTGGGAGAAGCCTTGGAATCCGACGGGATCTCTGACCTTGGAAGGCAGTTTTCTCAGG cctggtgggggtggggggaaggtaGTGGCTTCACTTCCAGTCCCCTCTCTTTACTGAGCCCACCAGCCTGTGGCCACCGTGTTTCAAGGATAATTGGAGGATTGCCAGCCCTAAACAGGAAGTGGCCCTGGCAGGTGAGCCTCCAGACCGAGGACAAACACCTCTGCGGAGCTTCCCTCATCGACAGGCGCTGGGTGCTCACTGCCGCCCACTGTGTCTTTAG TGATTTGGAATACAAGGTGAAGCTGGGAGACACTAACTTGAATGCTGGTTCCGAAAACGCACTGGTGATCCCTGTTAAAGACATCATTTTTCCTAGCAATTTTGATTTTGCCAGTTTGACAAACGACATTGCCCTTGCTCTGCTTGCCTACTCTGTGAATTATTCCTCACACATCCAGCCTGTGTGCCTCCCCAAAGAGCTTTTTGAAGTGGAAACTGGGACAGAGTGCTGGGTGACTGGATGGGGCCGAGTGTCAGAGAATG GGTCATTTGttcttcgggaggctgagctaAACATTCTGCGTCATGAGCAATGTCGTGAGATGATCAAGAAGAAGAGTGTAGCCAAGAGTAAAATGGTCACGAGGGGGACCGTCTGTGGCTATAATGACCAAGGGAAGGATTCCTGTCAG GGAGATTCTGGGGGGCCCCTGGTCTGTGAATTAAATGGCACATGGTTCCAGGTGGGGATTGTGAGCTGGGGTGTTGGCTGCGGTCGCAAAGGATACCCTGGAGTTTACACAGAAGTTAGTTTCTACAAGAAATGGATTATTGATCACTTGAGACAAGCTTCCTGTCTGAATTCAGCAGACTCCCTCATCCTAGTCCTGTGTCTGATGATGCCCCTGGGCATCCTGGTGGCCCCGTGA
- the PRSS45 gene encoding serine protease 45 isoform X1, giving the protein MTRHWPWEVSLRMENKHVCGGALIDPSWVVTAAHCIQGTKEYSVVLGTSKLQPMNFSRALQVPVRDIIMHPKYWGRTFIMGDVALVHLQAPVTFSEYVQPICLPEPNFNLKVGTQCWVTGWSQVKQRFSANSTLTPELQEAEVFIMDNKRCDQHYHKKSFFPSVVPLVLGDMICATNYGENLCYGDSGGPLACEVEGRWILAGVLSWEKACAKAQNPGVYTRVTKYTKWIKKQMSNGAFSGPCASACLLFLCWLLQPQMGS; this is encoded by the exons ATGACCCGCCATTGGCCCTGGGAGGTGAGCCTCCGGATGGAAAATAAGCACGTATGTGGAGGGGCCCTCATTGACCCCAGCTGGGTGGTGACTGCGGCCCACTGCATCCAAGG CACCAAAGAGTACTCAGTGGTGCTTGGCACCTCCAAGCTGCAGCCCATGAACTTCAGCAGGGCCCTCCAGGTCCCTGTGAGGGACATCATTATGCACCCCAAGTACTGGGGCCGGACCTTCATCATGGGTGACGTTGCCCTTGTCCACCTTCAAGCACCTGTCACCTTCAGTGAGTATGTGCAGCCCATCTGCCTCCCGGAACCCAACTTCAACCTGAAGGTTGGGACACAGTGTTGGGTGACTGGCTGGAGCCAGGTTAAGCAGCGCTTTTCAG CCAACTCCACGCTGACCCCAGagctgcaggaggctgaggtgtttATCATGGACAACAAGAGGTGTGACCAGCATTACCACAAGAAGTCCTTCTTTCCCTCAGTTGTCCCCCTTGTCCTGGGGGACATGATCTGTGCCACCAATTATGGAGAAAACCTGTGCTAT GGGGATTCTGGAGGGCCATTGGCTTGTGAAGTTGAGGGCAGATGGATTCTGGCTGGGGTGTTGTCCTGGGAAAAGGCCTGCGCCAAGGCACAGAATCCAGGCGTGTACACCCGCGTCACCAAATACACCAAATGGATCAAGAAGCAAATGAGCAATGGAGCCTTCTCAGGTCCCTGCGCCTCTGCCTGCCTCCTGTTCCTGTGCTGGCTGCTGCAGCCCCAGATGGGCTCCTGA
- the PRSS45 gene encoding serine protease 45 isoform X2: MTRHWPWEVSLRMENKHVCGGALIDPSWVVTAAHCIQGTKEYSVVLGTSKLQPMNFSRALQVPVRDIIMHPKYWGRTFIMGDVALVHLQAPVTFSESLLTLLGSTANSTLTPELQEAEVFIMDNKRCDQHYHKKSFFPSVVPLVLGDMICATNYGENLCYGDSGGPLACEVEGRWILAGVLSWEKACAKAQNPGVYTRVTKYTKWIKKQMSNGAFSGPCASACLLFLCWLLQPQMGS, encoded by the exons ATGACCCGCCATTGGCCCTGGGAGGTGAGCCTCCGGATGGAAAATAAGCACGTATGTGGAGGGGCCCTCATTGACCCCAGCTGGGTGGTGACTGCGGCCCACTGCATCCAAGG CACCAAAGAGTACTCAGTGGTGCTTGGCACCTCCAAGCTGCAGCCCATGAACTTCAGCAGGGCCCTCCAGGTCCCTGTGAGGGACATCATTATGCACCCCAAGTACTGGGGCCGGACCTTCATCATGGGTGACGTTGCCCTTGTCCACCTTCAAGCACCTGTCACCTTCAGTGA GTCACTGCTCACCCTGCTGGGCTCCACAGCCAACTCCACGCTGACCCCAGagctgcaggaggctgaggtgtttATCATGGACAACAAGAGGTGTGACCAGCATTACCACAAGAAGTCCTTCTTTCCCTCAGTTGTCCCCCTTGTCCTGGGGGACATGATCTGTGCCACCAATTATGGAGAAAACCTGTGCTAT GGGGATTCTGGAGGGCCATTGGCTTGTGAAGTTGAGGGCAGATGGATTCTGGCTGGGGTGTTGTCCTGGGAAAAGGCCTGCGCCAAGGCACAGAATCCAGGCGTGTACACCCGCGTCACCAAATACACCAAATGGATCAAGAAGCAAATGAGCAATGGAGCCTTCTCAGGTCCCTGCGCCTCTGCCTGCCTCCTGTTCCTGTGCTGGCTGCTGCAGCCCCAGATGGGCTCCTGA
- the LOC112619618 gene encoding putative serine protease 46: protein MACGPGYLQGLTAPLSSARLENQPYIEGPWLRACGQTNVSCRVVKGKLVEVGKWPWQVSILFLGTYICSGSLIHHQWILTAAHCLQRSKDPSLYTVMVGVHQLPENGTQLPLIRMTIHKDFSNLVSQDIALLKLRNSIPWTPLVQPVCLPNIKFKPSIGSMCWVIGWGTTGKKG from the exons ATGGCCTGTGGGCCGGGGTATCTTCAAGGCCTTACAGCTCCACTTTCTTCTGCCAGATTAGAGAATCAGCCATATATTGAAG GGCCCTGGCTCCGGGCCTGCGGTCAGACCAACGTGTCCTGCAGGGTGGTGAAGGGGAAGCTGGTGGAGGTAGGCAAGTGGCCATGGCAGGTGAGCATCCTGTTCCTGGGCACGTACATCTGCAGTGGCTCCCTCATCCACCACCAGTGGATCCTCACGGCTGCGCACTGCTTGCAGAG ATCCAAGGACCCCAGCCTGTACACCGTGATGGTGGGAGTCCACCAGCTCCCAGAAAACGGCACTCAACTCCCGCTCATTCGCATGACGATTCATAAGGATTTCAGCAATCTTGTGTCTCAGGACATTGCCCTCCTAAAGCTCAGAAACTCCATCCCATGGACCCCCCTCGTCCAGCCCGTCTGCCTCCCTAACATCAAATTCAAGCCATCCATTGGAAGCATGTGCTGGGTAATCGGCTGGGGAACTACAGGGAAAAAAG GTTGA